The Candidatus Defluviibacterium haderslevense DNA window CCCGACTGATATCTAAATGATCAAAAATCAAGGGATTGATTTCAAGCTGATTAAAACCTTCGGGTTTGTACCAATTAAAAAGATGCTGGACCTCTTCATCCAGAAAGTGCCCTATTTTTTCAAGAACGGTTATGGTATCAGATTTAAGTTTAGGATATTGACCCAGACTTACCAGTTTATCGAAAAGCTCTTCGATATTGGTTAAATTGAAATTCCCTGCTAAAACTAAATTACGGCTTATCCAATTGTTTTCGCGGATGAAAGGGTGGACGGTTTCAATGCTGTTGTCCCCATGAGTCCCATAGCGCAAGTGACCTAATAATACCTCTCCTGTGAATGGTTTATTATTTTTAAGCCAGGTTGGATCATTGAGTTGGTCTGAATCCAGATCTTTAAAATGAGAGTAAACGCCATCAAAGAGCGCTTGTAGATAATTAGGAGCATTACTTCTTCGTCTGGATATATATTTTTCGCCTGGTGTTATATTTAATTTTATGGTAGCCATACCAGCACCATCCTGACCCCTATTGCGTTGTTTTTGCATCAGGAGCTGGAGTTTTTGTAAGCCATAGAAAGCACTACCGTACTTTTCATGGTAATAATCAAGTGGTTTTAATAATCTAATAAATGCTAAACCGCACTCGTGCTGTATCTGGTCGCTCATGGTTTAAAAGCTAGTTACAAAGATAAATGAATCATTTCATCCAACAAAATCATATAGAGAAGACTTTTTAACGTGGAATTGTTTAATAATTATCAGGTTAAAACGTATTTAATAGGCATACTTGAACAATTTTTAAAAATAAGCGTATCTAATGAATCTGAACATGTCAATTGAAATTACCTTTGTTCGGGGAAGTTATATAGCGCTATAGTGTTATTAAATGAACTAAAATTGAAATTTGAGCATAGATTTAATGCTTTGAATAACCCAAATTTATTTTCTTTAAAAATATTGATTTAGTACAAAATGGCTGATTTAATCAAACTTTTGCCAGATGGAGTTGTGAACCAGATTGCTGCGGGTGAAGTTATTCAAAGACCAGCTTCTGTAGTCAAAGAGTTAATGGATAATGCCATTGACTCCGGTGCATCTGAAATTAAATTAGTGGTTAAGGATGCTGGTAAATCAATGATTCAAATTTCTGACAATGGTTGTGGAATGTCTGTTACTGATGTAAGAATGTCATTCGAACGACACGCCACTTCAAAGATTAGACAAGCATCAGATCTATTTGATATACAAACTATGGGTTTCAGGGGTGAAGCTCTGGCATCGATTGCTTCTGTGGCTCAAGTGGACATGCGTTCCAAGCGACATAGTGATACTATAGGAACCAAAATAGTAGTCGCAGATTCAAAGGTAAAGTCCCAAGAACCTTGTGCTTGTCCATCCGGAACTCAAATTCAAGTTCAACATCTATTTTATAATGTACCGGCTCGGAGGAAATTTCTTAAATCGGATACGGTAGAGTTAAGACATATTCATGATGAATTTATAAATCAGGCCATTGCCCATCCTGAAATAAAGTTTATTTTTATTCAACAGGAGAATGAAATTTATCATCTAACACCGGGTAGTTTAAAAAATAGAATTGTTTCCATATTTGGGAAAAAATATCAGGAAGAATTAATACCATTAGAACAAGACACTGATGTTGTGCGAATATCTGGGTTTATAGGTAAGCCTGGTATCGCTAAGAAAGTCAGAGGTGAACAACTATTATTTGTAAATAGACGATTTATTAAAAGTCCCTATTTAAATCACGCGGTGATATCATCTTACCAAGAAATCATTGACCCACATTATTTCCCTTTTTTTATACTTTTTTTAAATTTAGATCCCACAAAAATTGATATTAATGTTCATCCCACAAAACACGAAATAAAATTTGATGATGAACGAGTTGTTTATAATTTTTTAAGAATATCTGTTAAATATGCCTTAGGTTCCCACACCATTTCACCACAACTTGATTTTGAAAATGCCAATCCAGGCATAGATAATATGTTTCAATCTAATCCTACCCATTCCAAGCAAATACAGGGTTCAATTTATGAAAAGCCAATGAATATGGCACATTGGAAACAACTAACAATGCCTGAGGTGTCAAGAAATATAATTGAACAAAGGGAGTCAACATTATTTAACCCAAGCAATAGGGAAGTAGAAAACCAGGAATTTTTGAATGATGCTGTTGAAACCGAAGATCATCATCCAATCCAGATCCATCAAAAATACATACTCATTCAAACTCGTAAAGGGATCATGTTTATTGACCAGCAATCAGCGCATGAACGAGTTTTATATGAATATTATAAAAAAGCCATAGGAGATCTTCCTCAAATAACTCAAAGGTTGTTATTTCCTCAAACACTACACCTGAACACACAAGATGCTATGTTGCTCAAACCACTTTTATCATCTTTTCATCAATTGGGTTTTGAAATAGAAGAATTTGGATCAGATTCATTTATCATACATGGTATGCCTATGTTATTGGATGGAAAATTTAACGAAACTGAATTTATACATCAAGTTTTAGATCAGTACAAATTGAATTTAGAATTTCAATTGGGTGTGAATGAAAATATTTCGAGATCATTAGCCAAAAGCAGTTGCATAAAGGTTGGTAAAACTTTAACTGAATTAGAAATGAAGACCCTGATTGAGCAACTTTTTGAATGTGAAAATCCATACAAAAGTGCCAACGGAAAGACATGTTTTTATATATTAACGATGGACGAATTAGCTAAAAAATTAAATTAAAAAATGAATGATACCAATTACTGAAGCTGTAAAACACTTATTGATCATCAACATACTTATGTTTCTCGGAACAAATACATTTATGGGGGATGAACAAAGATTAATTTTAGCATTGTTTTCTCCTGAAAGTGTTTTTTTTAGGCCTTGGCAAATTGTAACACATATGTTTATGCATGGAAACTTTGAGCACCTAATGTTTAATATGTTAGCCTTGTTTTTTATTGGACCAATGATGGAAAACTATCTGGGAACCAAACGTTTTTTAAGTTACTTTTTTATATGTGGACTTGGCGGAGCTTTTCTGCACCTGGCGATCAAATGGTATGTTATTCATATTACTGGAGATGACAGTATGGTGAATGTTCCTGCTTTAGGGGCTTCAGGAGCTATCAATGGGTTGTTTATAGGACTGGCCTATTTATTTCCAAATTTAGAAATGTATTTAATGTTTATACCGATTCCAATTAAAGCCAAATACATAGCCTTTTTTGCAATAGCAATAGATTTAATTGGAGGGCTTAGTGGATATCAATCAGGTATTGCACATTTTGCCCATTTAGGTGGTGCGTTATTTGGATTTTTATTTTTAAAATCGTGGAAAAGAAATTGAATTTAAATGTTTTCTGAAATTATAAAAGATGTAAAATATCAGATACGAATAGGAGGGCCATGGGTCAGGATTATTTTATTATGCGCTGCCGTTTTTTTTATAGTTAATATCATCAAATCCTATTTTATTTTTAGTCAACAAGGATTAAATACGAATGAATATCAAACCATTTTAAAGTACATCGTATTATCCTCTTCGATTTGGCATAATTTTATTTTTCCATGGGTATGGATTACTCATTTATTTGTACACGAAGGATTATTTCATTTTATTTGGAATATGGTAGCGTTGTATTGGTTTGGGCTAATAGTTGAAGATTTTATTGGAAGGAGGGCTGCATTAATTATTTTTTTCGAAGGAGGAATTGTTGGTGGAATCTTTTTTTTGTTGTCTTGTCAAGTGATTCCCTGGTACCAAAATCAGGGTTCCCATATTACTGCATATGGAGCATCTGCAGGTATTATGGCCTTACTATTTGCAGCTGCCAAAATTTCACCAAATTATAATATTCGTTTATTACTTATTGGAAATGTTCCTATTAAATATCTTGCCCTAGTATTATTGGTTTTAGATCTTTTGTTTATGAGTCAAGAGAATACAGGGGGGCATATTGCTCATATTGGAGGAGCATTATTTGGATATCTGTATATTTTTTTATTAAGAAAAGGTATTTCATTAGATCCTGGAAAATTAATTGTTCCTAAGTTAAATTCACCTAAGACGTCGACATATCAACAAAAAAAACAACATTCTAAGAAAGTGCCAATAGTTGCCAATGACAATAAAGAAGAAAGGTTGAATCAAATATTAGAAAAAATAAAAAGAGAAGGTATTGAAGTACTTACAGCAGAGGAGAAATATTTTTTAGAAGAAATGAGTAAGCACTAATTATGGTATTTTTTTTAGCGATTAATATTGTGTGGGCCATATGTTGTGTGGTTTTATATTTAGTTGTTGGAGTTGATCCCAGGTCATTTTGGATTTTTTCAATATCCAGTTTATTGGTTCCTGCCAGTTTTTTTATTAATTTAATGTTTGTCATATTTTGGATTTTTTTTAAGTGGCGAAATGCATGGATTTCCTTTATTTTGTTATTATTTTCCTTTAATTATTTGAATAAATTTATTGCGTTTAATGATTCAAACAATCAAGGTAAATGTAAAAGCAGTGCCATTACTGTAATGAGTTATAATGTTTATGGTTTGAAAAACTTAAAGGATACCATAGATCAAAGTCAACTCACCAATAAGCAACAGTTTACTTCATTTTTAAGAAAAACAAATCCTGATGTATTGTGTGTACAAGAGGATAATTTGTTTGCTGATGGTGTGATTAATAAAACAGGACTATTTCCCTATTTTCATTATTTAATTAATCATGGTGCTGCCATTTATTCTAAACACCCGATATTAGATAACGGCCAGGTTGATTTTGGCACAAAAACCAATAGTTGTTTATGGGCGGATTTATTAATAGATGGAAAAAAACTTAGAATATATAGTGTGCATTTGCAGTCGAATCGAATTTCATCAGAAATTGAAAGACTTGCAGATAACGATGTAGAAATAAATGAACAAAATTTAAATGTGATCCGACGGATGATGGTTAAATACCGTAGAATGTCCATTCGTAGAGCGGAGCAAGCCATCCAGGTTAAAAATCATGCAGCGAATTCACCTTTTCCTGTGATTATAGCAGGTGATTTCAACGACACGCCCTATTCATATGCATATGAACAATTGACTGAAAAGAGGAAGGATAGTTTTTTAGAATGTGGAAAGGGCATTGGCAGTACTTTTGTTGGCGCTTTGCCTGGATTAAGGATAGATTTTGTTTTGGCGGACGAGAAGAAGATTGAATTTTGTTTTCATCGCGTTATGCAAACCACCTTTTCAGATCATAATCCTGTATTTACAAGTTTGTATTTAAAATATTGAAAATTATAAGGATTAAAAACATTTAAAGCATCCAATATGGTAATTGAATGCTTTAAATATTGAAATTCGTTATTCAGGGAAAACTTATAGTGTTATTAAGCTGGTCTGGAGCCAGTGTAGGATATTTCATTCATTATTTAACATGTTCAAAGGTAAGTGGGTGCCTGCAAAAGTGCTAATACTTTCGTACTAACGCAGGGAACTTTTAAACGAGCGTATGATTTTGGGTCAAAATCAAGCATTTTAGACCTTATAAAAAGACCTAAATGTTATAAGTTCTTGGAGTGATACATGATGAAAACGTTAAATCTGATGTACGGGTAAGCCTGAAAGTCTAACTCAGGAACGTAGGAAAGCATAAATAAGGGAGAATTTAGCGTTAAACCGTTTTTTAATCATTTGGACAAGCTTAATAGAATTGGCAATGATTTAGTTTTTATAGATTTGTCCATACTTATGCGTTATGATTAGAATTATTGTGGTTTCTTATATTTTGATATTATTCAACTTTAACATTGGAAGATGTCAATCCTTGTTAACCCCGTTTGAATTAGATTCCAATAAGACCGCAACTTATCAGGAATGTATCGATTTTTATAAGACATTGGCCAGAAAATCAAGTATGATCCATGTTCTTTCCGGAGGACCTTCAGATGTAAGTTTTCCCATTCATATTGTAGTGATAGATAAAGATGGCTTAACAGATCCAAAAGACATTAGAAAGAAAAAACGATCTATAATTTTAATCAATAATGGGATCCATCCTGGTGAGCCAGAAGGAATAGACGCAAGCATGATTTTTGCCCGTAAAATGGTTTTGGACAAAGCTAATCTAGCATACATGAATAAGGTTTCTTTAATTATCATTCCGATTTATAATATCGGGGGAAGTTTATTAAGAAATAGCACCAGCCGG harbors:
- the mutL gene encoding DNA mismatch repair endonuclease MutL, encoding MADLIKLLPDGVVNQIAAGEVIQRPASVVKELMDNAIDSGASEIKLVVKDAGKSMIQISDNGCGMSVTDVRMSFERHATSKIRQASDLFDIQTMGFRGEALASIASVAQVDMRSKRHSDTIGTKIVVADSKVKSQEPCACPSGTQIQVQHLFYNVPARRKFLKSDTVELRHIHDEFINQAIAHPEIKFIFIQQENEIYHLTPGSLKNRIVSIFGKKYQEELIPLEQDTDVVRISGFIGKPGIAKKVRGEQLLFVNRRFIKSPYLNHAVISSYQEIIDPHYFPFFILFLNLDPTKIDINVHPTKHEIKFDDERVVYNFLRISVKYALGSHTISPQLDFENANPGIDNMFQSNPTHSKQIQGSIYEKPMNMAHWKQLTMPEVSRNIIEQRESTLFNPSNREVENQEFLNDAVETEDHHPIQIHQKYILIQTRKGIMFIDQQSAHERVLYEYYKKAIGDLPQITQRLLFPQTLHLNTQDAMLLKPLLSSFHQLGFEIEEFGSDSFIIHGMPMLLDGKFNETEFIHQVLDQYKLNLEFQLGVNENISRSLAKSSCIKVGKTLTELEMKTLIEQLFECENPYKSANGKTCFYILTMDELAKKLN
- a CDS encoding rhomboid family intramembrane serine protease, whose amino-acid sequence is MFSEIIKDVKYQIRIGGPWVRIILLCAAVFFIVNIIKSYFIFSQQGLNTNEYQTILKYIVLSSSIWHNFIFPWVWITHLFVHEGLFHFIWNMVALYWFGLIVEDFIGRRAALIIFFEGGIVGGIFFLLSCQVIPWYQNQGSHITAYGASAGIMALLFAAAKISPNYNIRLLLIGNVPIKYLALVLLVLDLLFMSQENTGGHIAHIGGALFGYLYIFLLRKGISLDPGKLIVPKLNSPKTSTYQQKKQHSKKVPIVANDNKEERLNQILEKIKREGIEVLTAEEKYFLEEMSKH
- a CDS encoding rhomboid family intramembrane serine protease, giving the protein MIPITEAVKHLLIINILMFLGTNTFMGDEQRLILALFSPESVFFRPWQIVTHMFMHGNFEHLMFNMLALFFIGPMMENYLGTKRFLSYFFICGLGGAFLHLAIKWYVIHITGDDSMVNVPALGASGAINGLFIGLAYLFPNLEMYLMFIPIPIKAKYIAFFAIAIDLIGGLSGYQSGIAHFAHLGGALFGFLFLKSWKRN
- a CDS encoding endonuclease/exonuclease/phosphatase family protein, with the protein product MVFFLAINIVWAICCVVLYLVVGVDPRSFWIFSISSLLVPASFFINLMFVIFWIFFKWRNAWISFILLLFSFNYLNKFIAFNDSNNQGKCKSSAITVMSYNVYGLKNLKDTIDQSQLTNKQQFTSFLRKTNPDVLCVQEDNLFADGVINKTGLFPYFHYLINHGAAIYSKHPILDNGQVDFGTKTNSCLWADLLIDGKKLRIYSVHLQSNRISSEIERLADNDVEINEQNLNVIRRMMVKYRRMSIRRAEQAIQVKNHAANSPFPVIIAGDFNDTPYSYAYEQLTEKRKDSFLECGKGIGSTFVGALPGLRIDFVLADEKKIEFCFHRVMQTTFSDHNPVFTSLYLKY